The Ignavibacteriota bacterium genome contains a region encoding:
- the recA gene encoding recombinase RecA — MEETNKESRAQALRLAVEQIEKQHGKGAVMTLGDGPIAKIDCISTGAISLDSAIGIGGIPRGRVIEIYGPESSGKTTICLHVIAEAQRREGIAAFIDAEHALDINYAKKLGVDVNNLLLSQPEFGEQALEIVETLVRSGALDVIVIDSVAALTPRAEIEGEMGDPSMGVQARLMSQALRKLTSAISKSKTSVIFTNQLRQKIGVMFGNPETTTGGNALKFYASLRLDVRRIETLKDGTSAYGNRVKVKCVKNKVAPPFKEAEFDILYNEGISKLGDLIDIGIQQNIIAKSGSWFAYGAERIGQGRDNVKKYLIENAAMAKEIEMLVRKKLGLLPDNNEEKPAPQSTPKKGKS, encoded by the coding sequence ATGGAAGAAACGAATAAAGAATCACGCGCACAGGCGCTACGACTTGCCGTCGAACAAATCGAGAAACAACATGGCAAAGGGGCCGTGATGACACTTGGAGATGGACCAATTGCAAAAATTGATTGTATCTCGACCGGAGCGATTTCGCTTGATAGCGCCATCGGCATCGGCGGGATTCCGCGCGGGCGTGTCATAGAAATTTATGGTCCCGAATCGTCCGGCAAAACAACGATTTGTTTACACGTGATAGCGGAAGCCCAACGACGGGAAGGCATTGCTGCCTTCATTGATGCAGAACATGCGCTTGATATCAACTACGCGAAGAAACTTGGCGTGGATGTTAATAATCTTCTTCTCTCGCAACCGGAGTTCGGCGAGCAGGCGTTGGAGATTGTTGAGACGCTCGTTCGGAGTGGCGCGCTCGATGTTATTGTGATTGACTCTGTTGCCGCACTTACTCCCCGCGCCGAAATCGAAGGCGAAATGGGTGACCCTTCGATGGGTGTGCAGGCACGTTTGATGTCGCAGGCATTACGCAAACTAACATCGGCAATAAGCAAATCGAAAACTTCTGTCATCTTCACCAATCAACTCCGGCAAAAAATCGGAGTGATGTTCGGGAACCCGGAAACGACGACGGGCGGAAACGCTCTCAAGTTTTATGCTTCACTCCGTCTTGATGTCCGTCGGATTGAAACGTTGAAAGACGGAACGAGCGCGTATGGCAATCGAGTGAAAGTGAAATGTGTGAAGAACAAAGTCGCACCGCCGTTCAAAGAAGCCGAGTTCGATATTCTCTACAACGAAGGAATTTCCAAGTTGGGCGATTTGATTGACATCGGAATTCAACAAAACATTATCGCCAAGAGCGGTTCGTGGTTCGCGTACGGTGCAGAACGTATCGGTCAGGGTCGCGATAACGTGAAGAAATATTTGATAGAAAATGCGGCAATGGCGAAGGAAATCGAAATGTTGGTCAGAAAAAAATTAGGTCTCCTTCCCGACAATAATGAGGAAAAACCTGCTCCTCAATCCACACCGAAAAAAGGAAAATCATAA
- the thpR gene encoding RNA 2',3'-cyclic phosphodiesterase: MKFIRTFIAIDTPEEFKPEISRVQNMLKGVRSEVRWEQEKKFHITLKFLGDVKETTMPGMLSHLDSVLREFSSFDLTYNNLGCFPNKKFPKIIWVGAHNTDGKLEEIQSTIEDELISFGFKREKNHFTPHITIGRVKGEKNLQNLVSLMEKVTLTPRTFHINEIVVMKSVLQPSGSEYEVLQTIQLQQ, encoded by the coding sequence ATGAAGTTCATTCGCACATTCATTGCCATTGATACGCCGGAAGAATTCAAACCGGAAATCAGCAGAGTTCAGAACATGTTGAAAGGAGTTCGTTCGGAAGTGCGATGGGAACAGGAAAAAAAGTTTCACATCACATTGAAATTCCTCGGCGATGTAAAAGAAACAACAATGCCGGGAATGCTCAGCCATCTTGATTCGGTGCTTCGGGAATTCTCTTCCTTCGATCTGACATATAATAATTTGGGGTGTTTCCCGAATAAAAAATTCCCGAAAATCATTTGGGTAGGAGCGCATAATACCGATGGTAAATTGGAAGAAATTCAATCAACCATCGAAGATGAATTGATTTCATTCGGCTTCAAACGTGAGAAAAACCATTTTACGCCTCATATTACCATCGGCAGAGTAAAAGGTGAGAAAAACCTTCAAAACTTGGTTTCCTTGATGGAAAAAGTTACCTTAACGCCAAGAACTTTTCACATCAATGAGATTGTTGTGATGAAAAGCGTTCTTCAACCGTCAGGTTCCGAATATGAAGTATTACAAACAATTCAATTACAACAATAG
- a CDS encoding RecX family transcriptional regulator codes for MILSKIERLRNNRCYNLYVDGEPLLRVHEEVLVKFGLRTGDELEQETLETLKTSEEFVVAKEKALGMLSRRVRSEKELRDSLRNKEFHPHTINMVVTHLNEMGILDDKNFARLYTNHILSRKPSGKALLQRELRIKGISSSLIKEVLQETLQERNEEELACNAAMKVMKRLRGSSAMKDTKKRQQKIVAHLSSRGFSFSTIQSALRKISSNNSSFTQQELE; via the coding sequence ATGATTCTTTCAAAAATCGAGCGGCTCAGGAACAATCGCTGTTACAATTTGTATGTTGACGGGGAGCCGTTGCTTCGGGTTCATGAAGAAGTCCTTGTTAAATTCGGATTGAGAACAGGCGATGAACTTGAGCAGGAAACACTCGAGACACTGAAGACGTCGGAAGAGTTTGTTGTCGCGAAAGAAAAAGCGCTTGGAATGTTGAGTCGCCGTGTGCGAAGCGAGAAAGAACTTCGCGATTCACTCCGCAACAAAGAGTTTCATCCGCACACCATTAACATGGTTGTAACACATCTGAACGAGATGGGAATTCTTGACGACAAAAACTTTGCACGACTCTACACCAATCATATTCTATCCCGAAAGCCATCGGGCAAAGCATTGCTTCAGCGGGAACTACGGATAAAAGGAATCAGTTCGTCGCTCATCAAAGAAGTGTTGCAGGAAACGCTTCAGGAAAGGAACGAAGAAGAACTTGCCTGCAACGCCGCAATGAAAGTGATGAAACGATTGCGCGGTTCATCAGCAATGAAGGATACAAAAAAACGACAACAAAAAATTGTTGCTCATCTTTCAAGCCGGGGATTTTCTTTTTCTACGATTCAATCGGCTCTGAGAAAAATTTCCTCGAACAATTCTTCGTTCACTCAACAAGAGTTGGAGTAG
- the pgsA gene encoding CDP-diacylglycerol--glycerol-3-phosphate 3-phosphatidyltransferase — MSLPNSLTALRILLTPIFVAFLFSESPFFKQLSLVVFIVAALTDYYDGWVARKYGDSTRFGKYLDPLADKILSSAALFSYVYLDLVSGWMVWIIVVRDFLITGLRSYAEYKDQPIVTSRPAQAKTFGEYVVIYYILILHVASSVHLLQPDYGSLIETLMDSRVLFGMMLLVTLMSVGTGAMYVFEYRKFIQEIYSNTLGKRNTT, encoded by the coding sequence ATGTCGCTTCCTAATTCACTCACTGCTCTTCGGATTCTTCTTACGCCCATCTTTGTGGCGTTCCTGTTTTCAGAGTCTCCGTTCTTCAAACAACTCTCGTTGGTTGTCTTTATTGTCGCGGCATTAACCGACTATTATGATGGATGGGTCGCCCGAAAGTACGGCGATAGTACCCGTTTCGGAAAATATCTTGACCCGCTCGCGGATAAAATTCTCTCTTCTGCCGCCCTTTTTTCGTATGTCTATCTCGATTTAGTGAGCGGCTGGATGGTGTGGATTATTGTCGTTCGTGATTTTCTTATCACCGGGCTCCGCAGTTACGCTGAGTATAAAGACCAACCGATTGTCACCTCGCGCCCCGCGCAGGCGAAAACCTTCGGCGAGTACGTTGTTATCTATTACATTTTAATTCTCCACGTCGCAAGTTCGGTACATTTACTTCAGCCGGATTACGGTTCTCTCATCGAAACACTGATGGATTCGCGTGTGCTGTTCGGGATGATGTTACTCGTAACTCTTATGTCCGTCGGTACCGGAGCGATGTATGTTTTCGAATACCGGAAATTCATTCAAGAAATTTATTCCAACACTCTTGGCAAACGAAACACAACCTAA
- a CDS encoding methyltransferase domain-containing protein, with protein MNCCQTQTLSGTDKFFTKQSDRYLKQFRKKGLAKEQRLLLEGISSLGLKGKSILEIGCGVGGLHLTMLKKGASFATGIDISEGMLNGAKRLSLELGLEHNTNYLLGDVVQMNGVVPEADIVVLDKVVCCYENILDLLEQSSMKSKQAYAFTYPNPNILVKTSFHGLILLGTTFKWVFRPYWHDWDAVIREVEKRGFKQTYRNSTLMWQVRVLERRI; from the coding sequence ATGAACTGTTGTCAAACACAAACACTGTCCGGTACCGATAAATTTTTCACAAAGCAATCCGACCGTTACCTGAAGCAATTCAGAAAAAAGGGATTGGCGAAAGAGCAACGACTCTTGCTCGAAGGAATCTCTTCGCTCGGACTTAAAGGAAAATCCATTCTGGAAATCGGGTGCGGAGTCGGCGGACTGCATCTTACGATGTTGAAGAAAGGCGCGTCGTTTGCAACCGGCATTGATATTTCGGAAGGAATGTTGAACGGCGCAAAACGGCTTTCGCTCGAACTCGGCTTGGAACACAACACAAACTACCTCCTCGGTGATGTTGTGCAAATGAACGGAGTCGTCCCTGAAGCCGATATTGTCGTCCTTGATAAAGTCGTCTGCTGTTACGAAAACATTCTTGACTTGCTTGAACAATCTTCGATGAAATCAAAACAAGCGTATGCGTTCACGTATCCCAATCCCAACATTCTTGTGAAGACAAGTTTCCATGGATTGATTTTACTCGGAACAACATTCAAGTGGGTGTTCCGTCCCTATTGGCACGATTGGGATGCAGTCATTCGAGAAGTTGAAAAGCGGGGATTCAAACAAACATACAGGAACAGTACGCTGATGTGGCAGGTGAGAGTGTTGGAAAGAAGAATCTAA
- a CDS encoding GNAT family N-acetyltransferase, producing MNIRTATQNDLPNIHSLLHQVSLPIEGVAEHVGNFLVAEVENTIIGTIGLEVYPSAMPAAGTVGLLRSAAVLPEFQKSGIGTKLYNSLISIAKEKQLTELYLFTNTAEIYFARKGFTKINREEVTGEIASSSEFRMNCCASAVCMKLRL from the coding sequence ATGAACATCCGAACTGCAACACAAAACGACTTACCCAATATCCATTCTCTCCTCCACCAAGTAAGTTTACCAATTGAAGGAGTTGCCGAACACGTTGGAAATTTTCTTGTTGCTGAAGTTGAAAATACCATTATCGGTACGATTGGTTTAGAGGTGTATCCTTCCGCCATGCCTGCGGCAGGCACAGTCGGATTACTTCGCTCTGCCGCCGTTCTTCCTGAATTTCAGAAATCAGGAATCGGGACAAAACTATATAACTCACTCATTAGTATCGCCAAAGAAAAGCAACTTACAGAATTGTACTTGTTCACCAACACGGCTGAGATATACTTTGCACGAAAAGGATTTACAAAAATTAACAGAGAGGAAGTTACAGGTGAGATTGCATCATCGAGTGAGTTTCGGATGAATTGTTGTGCGTCGGCGGTGTGTATGAAGTTAAGATTGTAA
- a CDS encoding competence/damage-inducible protein A encodes MKCSILTVGDELLIGQVVNTNSAYISRQLNTIGIDVVRMVTVGDDEEVMHSAMRESFSLFDLTILTGGLGPTHDDITKNVLCDFFQTELVRSDEVIEDIKQLMQKRNLIWSAATETQALVPKSAQIIRNNNGTAPGLMFEQNGRYLIAMPGVPFEMEAMMQNFVIPFFESKSKKFILHRTLNTTGIGEAVLFEKLGNLNELLGNVKLAFLPSPSGTRLRLSIIETTRTFAEQQIKQAEENIRAKANEYIYGIENETMAEAIGKLLKEKRYTISTAESCTGGYIANQITNVSGSSEYFERGIVTYSNRSKMELLGVPGELLEQHGAVSKEVAEAMALGIRTRTGTNIGLSTTGIAGPTGGTPEKPVGLVFIGYSDRHTTLALKFNFGDDRLRFKERTAQAALNLLRKKLLLLE; translated from the coding sequence ATGAAATGTTCGATACTTACCGTCGGTGACGAACTCCTGATTGGACAAGTCGTGAACACGAACTCGGCGTACATTTCGCGTCAATTGAACACGATTGGAATTGATGTCGTCAGAATGGTGACAGTCGGTGATGATGAAGAGGTGATGCATTCTGCCATGAGAGAGAGTTTTTCTTTGTTTGATTTGACCATTCTCACCGGCGGACTCGGACCGACGCATGACGACATCACAAAGAATGTACTGTGCGATTTTTTTCAAACCGAATTGGTTCGTTCCGATGAAGTCATCGAAGACATCAAACAATTGATGCAAAAGCGAAATCTTATCTGGTCTGCGGCGACGGAAACACAGGCATTAGTTCCGAAATCGGCACAAATCATTCGGAACAACAACGGTACCGCGCCCGGATTGATGTTTGAACAGAACGGTCGGTATTTGATAGCCATGCCCGGCGTTCCGTTCGAGATGGAAGCGATGATGCAGAACTTTGTCATTCCGTTCTTTGAATCGAAAAGCAAGAAGTTCATCCTTCACCGAACATTGAACACGACCGGCATCGGCGAAGCAGTGTTGTTTGAGAAACTTGGAAACCTGAACGAACTTCTCGGCAATGTGAAGTTGGCGTTTCTCCCATCGCCAAGCGGAACGCGATTACGTTTGTCCATCATCGAAACAACGAGAACATTTGCCGAACAACAAATCAAACAAGCAGAAGAAAATATCCGCGCCAAAGCGAATGAGTATATCTATGGAATCGAGAATGAAACGATGGCTGAGGCGATAGGAAAATTGCTGAAAGAAAAACGCTACACGATTTCGACTGCCGAATCATGCACCGGCGGATACATCGCAAATCAAATCACGAATGTTTCCGGCAGTTCAGAATATTTCGAGCGGGGCATCGTAACGTACAGCAATCGTTCGAAGATGGAACTGCTCGGAGTTCCGGGTGAATTGCTTGAACAACATGGCGCTGTGAGTAAGGAAGTCGCAGAAGCGATGGCGCTTGGCATTCGCACAAGAACGGGAACAAACATCGGACTTTCAACAACGGGCATTGCCGGACCAACAGGCGGCACGCCGGAGAAACCTGTCGGACTAGTCTTCATCGGTTACTCGGACAGGCACACAACACTTGCTTTGAAATTTAATTTCGGAGATGACCGGTTGAGGTTCAAAGAACGAACTGCCCAAGCGGCGTTGAATCTCCTCAGAAAAAAATTATTGCTACTCGAATGA
- a CDS encoding dienelactone hydrolase family protein, translated as MNAANLHHENFALENVHGDIIFGDIRYHDDGVKKPCVIICHSFMAFKNWGFFPYLSRRIAEAGFVSVIFNLSLNGVEGDGNRITDFDRFARNTFTRELEDVQTVVDACVSGIIGRYVIDVERIGLLGHSRGGGIAIVHSANDKRIQSLVTLSSIATFDRWREDQKTEWKKHGVLPLAKDSTVSPLRLGLDLLNDLETNSERLNIIQAASQISIPWQIVHGKADVTVSCKEAEALYQASNKTRSELLLLEKVGHLYNAATQEEDKYQTLDRILEQTIQFTQRTL; from the coding sequence ATGAACGCTGCAAACCTGCATCATGAAAACTTCGCGTTGGAAAATGTTCATGGTGATATAATTTTCGGAGATATTCGATATCATGATGATGGAGTGAAAAAGCCGTGCGTTATCATCTGCCACAGTTTTATGGCGTTTAAGAATTGGGGATTTTTTCCGTATCTTTCACGCCGAATTGCTGAAGCAGGATTCGTTTCCGTCATCTTCAATTTATCTTTGAATGGTGTTGAAGGAGACGGAAACCGCATCACCGATTTCGACAGGTTCGCGCGGAATACATTCACGCGGGAACTTGAAGATGTGCAAACGGTTGTTGATGCGTGTGTGAGCGGAATAATCGGTCGCTATGTGATTGATGTTGAGCGAATCGGGTTGCTCGGTCACTCGCGTGGCGGTGGAATTGCAATTGTTCACTCGGCGAACGACAAAAGAATACAATCACTGGTGACGCTTTCATCCATTGCTACATTTGACCGATGGCGCGAGGATCAAAAAACAGAATGGAAGAAACACGGTGTTCTTCCTCTTGCGAAAGATTCAACGGTGAGTCCGTTACGATTGGGCTTAGACTTGTTGAATGATTTGGAAACGAACAGCGAACGATTGAACATCATCCAAGCCGCATCACAAATTTCAATTCCGTGGCAGATTGTTCACGGCAAAGCAGATGTCACGGTTTCATGCAAAGAAGCCGAAGCGTTGTATCAGGCATCGAACAAGACAAGAAGTGAATTGTTGTTGCTGGAAAAAGTAGGTCACCTGTACAATGCGGCAACACAAGAAGAAGACAAGTATCAAACACTTGATAGAATTTTAGAACAGACAATACAATTTACCCAACGAACGTTGTAA
- a CDS encoding WYL domain-containing protein, translating into MFDSPTHLDDVEFTVIDVETTGLSPEKGDRVCELAAVKIRGGAIVESFDTIINPQRRISPSAFSVNQITPEMLAAAPYFEDIAERLASMFEHSILSGYNVKFDVSFIRNEFRLIGFPQFQNPIIDTLALARQLFPGIGKYALENVARVADIPFPTKHRALEDTFVTAQLLMLFIKMLKAQDLTTVSDLTRNDLKKILQFRKRTITEEAMMSKTKLWIQYLSSYGNQISERVVEPKEIVEVKENRSHSPYLLAYCFASAGERTFRFDKILDVKLVE; encoded by the coding sequence ATGTTTGATTCACCTACGCATCTTGATGATGTAGAGTTCACCGTCATTGATGTCGAGACAACCGGACTTTCTCCCGAAAAAGGGGACAGAGTCTGTGAACTTGCCGCAGTAAAAATCCGCGGCGGGGCAATCGTCGAATCATTTGATACAATCATCAATCCGCAAAGAAGAATCTCTCCCAGCGCGTTTTCCGTCAATCAAATCACTCCCGAAATGCTCGCCGCCGCACCGTACTTTGAAGACATCGCCGAACGACTCGCTTCGATGTTCGAACATTCAATTCTCAGCGGCTACAATGTGAAGTTCGATGTTTCATTCATACGAAATGAATTTCGGCTGATTGGATTTCCCCAGTTTCAAAATCCAATCATTGATACGCTTGCTCTTGCACGGCAATTATTTCCGGGCATCGGAAAATATGCTCTTGAAAATGTTGCACGCGTTGCCGACATTCCTTTTCCTACAAAACATCGCGCGCTCGAAGATACATTCGTGACAGCACAATTGCTCATGTTGTTCATCAAAATGCTGAAAGCACAAGACCTGACAACTGTTTCTGATTTGACACGAAATGATTTGAAGAAAATTCTCCAATTCAGAAAACGGACTATTACCGAAGAAGCGATGATGTCGAAAACGAAATTGTGGATTCAATATCTTTCGTCGTACGGAAATCAAATCTCCGAACGGGTTGTTGAACCAAAGGAAATTGTCGAAGTGAAAGAGAACCGTTCGCACTCGCCCTATCTGCTTGCGTACTGCTTCGCTTCCGCAGGTGAACGAACGTTCCGCTTCGATAAAATACTTGATGTGAAATTAGTAGAATAA
- a CDS encoding type II toxin-antitoxin system MqsA family antitoxin, with protein MNDTIEYCFLCGGLLEQRTVTKIQTSKEELIGVVENVPAWVCNQCGEKYFDGPILEKIEQLLDNRQPKRNLSVPAFEF; from the coding sequence ATGAATGATACAATCGAATACTGTTTCCTGTGTGGTGGTTTATTAGAGCAAAGAACGGTTACAAAAATTCAAACTTCTAAGGAAGAACTTATTGGAGTTGTTGAGAACGTACCTGCATGGGTTTGCAATCAATGCGGTGAGAAATATTTCGACGGTCCAATTTTGGAAAAAATTGAACAACTACTTGACAACCGCCAACCAAAACGAAACTTGAGCGTTCCTGCTTTCGAGTTTTAA
- a CDS encoding biotin transporter BioY has protein sequence MNQTKSMTTFFPVAETKVVTQALWIAGFAVLTAVGAQIEVPHQPVPYTMQTFFVLLSGALLGKRNAAYSQLVYLALGVLGLPVFAQFGFGVARLLGPTGGYLLSFPVAAFAVGYIIDKNKNFWWTAFAMVVGSLFIFSLGTLQLQIHYYREWVQSFVHGFLIFSWWDVLKISGASVLAHQLRKLHSEK, from the coding sequence ATGAATCAAACTAAATCAATGACAACATTTTTCCCCGTCGCCGAAACAAAAGTAGTTACTCAGGCGTTGTGGATTGCAGGCTTTGCAGTCCTCACTGCAGTCGGCGCGCAGATTGAAGTACCGCACCAACCGGTTCCCTACACCATGCAGACATTTTTTGTATTGCTTTCCGGCGCGTTGCTCGGAAAACGAAACGCAGCATACAGTCAATTAGTGTATCTCGCTCTCGGCGTACTCGGACTTCCGGTGTTTGCTCAATTCGGTTTCGGTGTTGCCCGCTTGCTCGGACCGACCGGCGGATACCTTCTCAGTTTCCCCGTTGCGGCATTTGCCGTCGGGTATATCATTGATAAAAACAAAAATTTCTGGTGGACTGCATTTGCGATGGTTGTCGGCTCTCTCTTTATTTTCAGCCTGGGAACGTTGCAATTGCAAATCCATTATTACCGCGAATGGGTTCAATCATTTGTTCATGGCTTTTTGATTTTCTCATGGTGGGATGTATTGAAAATTTCCGGCGCGTCCGTGCTTGCTCATCAACTGAGAAAACTCCATTCGGAAAAATGA
- a CDS encoding ribonuclease H-like domain-containing protein: MTRVVFDIETIALPFDSFDTVQQEYLVKNATNEEERQTEIEKLSLYPLTAQVLAIGMMNPDTKAGKVFYRANEKEQFASEDGKMEYISGDEREILTSFWETIAKYDQFITFNGRSFDCPFIMLRTGILGINPTRNLNPYRYDTKIHCDLLEQLTFYNATRKFNLDFYCKSFGIKSPKSEGFSGGDMGKLFQEGRYREIALYCAGDVQATAELFHRWNEFLNI, translated from the coding sequence GTGACCCGCGTTGTCTTCGATATTGAAACGATTGCTTTGCCGTTCGATAGTTTCGATACGGTTCAGCAGGAATATCTTGTGAAGAATGCCACGAATGAAGAAGAGCGGCAAACGGAAATCGAGAAACTCAGTCTCTATCCATTGACAGCACAAGTCCTTGCCATCGGCATGATGAACCCCGACACAAAAGCGGGAAAAGTATTTTATCGGGCAAACGAGAAAGAACAGTTTGCTTCCGAGGACGGGAAGATGGAATATATCTCCGGCGACGAACGGGAAATTCTCACCTCGTTTTGGGAAACGATTGCCAAGTATGACCAGTTCATCACGTTCAACGGACGAAGTTTTGATTGCCCGTTCATCATGCTTCGAACGGGAATTCTCGGCATCAATCCGACGCGCAATCTCAACCCCTACCGTTACGACACCAAAATCCACTGCGACCTGCTTGAACAATTGACGTTCTACAACGCAACACGAAAATTCAATCTCGATTTTTATTGCAAATCGTTCGGCATCAAAAGTCCGAAGAGCGAAGGATTTTCCGGCGGAGATATGGGCAAGTTATTTCAGGAAGGACGCTACCGGGAAATTGCGTTGTATTGTGCAGGCGATGTTCAGGCGACTGCAGAGTTGTTTCATCGCTGGAACGAGTTCCTTAATATCTGA
- a CDS encoding phosphatidylglycerophosphatase A codes for MFSNTGNSFKKFIPTLLANETQPNTRSVSFLTRCIATGLFSGYSPIASGTAGSFVALLLYFIPGFEQPLTLGTIIAATFIIGTVVSSIMEKKFGDDPSIVVIDEFVGMWISLLFLPQTFLAVTLAFFLFRAHDIVKIPPARQLEAIPNGFGIMLDDVVAGIYANISVRIVLFGLEFIGITT; via the coding sequence ATGTTTTCGAATACCGGAAATTCATTCAAGAAATTTATTCCAACACTCTTGGCAAACGAAACACAACCTAACACACGTTCAGTTTCTTTCCTGACGCGGTGTATCGCTACCGGATTATTTTCGGGCTACTCTCCCATCGCTTCGGGAACGGCAGGAAGTTTCGTCGCTCTTCTTCTCTATTTCATTCCCGGGTTTGAACAACCTCTGACGCTCGGAACCATCATTGCAGCGACATTTATTATCGGGACGGTTGTTTCATCAATCATGGAGAAAAAGTTCGGTGACGACCCATCAATCGTTGTGATTGATGAATTCGTCGGAATGTGGATTTCGCTTCTTTTTCTTCCGCAGACGTTTCTTGCTGTAACACTCGCCTTCTTTCTTTTTCGTGCGCATGATATTGTAAAAATTCCTCCCGCCCGACAACTTGAAGCAATCCCGAATGGTTTTGGGATAATGCTTGACGATGTTGTCGCGGGTATTTATGCAAACATCTCTGTGAGAATAGTTCTGTTTGGTTTAGAGTTCATCGGAATTACTACTTGA
- a CDS encoding response regulator, whose product MTNRGKPSHKTIMLVDDEKPWLEIMSHVLKEKSFSVMAAESGTEALKMLQRKTPDLILSDVRMPVMNGFDLYQQVRSETKNKNIPYVFMSSIDDYDAMHVAKELGADGYVAKPYDIDDAKTTINQLLTQFIKPTI is encoded by the coding sequence ATGACAAACCGGGGTAAACCATCACACAAGACCATTATGCTTGTGGATGACGAAAAGCCGTGGCTCGAAATTATGTCGCATGTGCTGAAGGAGAAATCGTTCAGCGTGATGGCGGCGGAGAGCGGCACGGAAGCGTTAAAAATGTTGCAGCGTAAAACTCCTGATTTGATTCTTAGCGATGTCAGGATGCCGGTCATGAACGGATTTGATTTGTACCAACAAGTCCGCTCGGAAACGAAGAATAAAAACATACCGTACGTGTTCATGTCTTCGATTGATGATTACGATGCGATGCACGTTGCAAAAGAACTTGGCGCAGACGGCTACGTCGCCAAGCCATACGATATTGACGATGCGAAAACAACCATCAACCAATTATTAACACAATTTATCAAACCAACTATCTAA
- the pgeF gene encoding peptidoglycan editing factor PgeF, producing the protein MINSASLSEITVLHSKLFQQFPELRFGFSTKKGGVSHIPYGLNLSYMVGDDPNNVDQNRERFFGKLEIPIDKLAIPKQFHGDFIKVIHSPGIYDLCDALITQTRGVYLCVSTADCLPIFLFDPVTKTIATVHAGWRGTKLKIVEKTVKRMIKEFTINPVDLFAFIGPSAGVCCYEVGNEVSRDFDQRYLVRYSTKKPHLNLKLFTKIQLIDAGLRDKNIEMSEYCTICTPSLFYSFRREKLNSGRMMGVIGIDEHFRP; encoded by the coding sequence ATGATTAACTCTGCCTCGCTTTCTGAAATCACTGTTCTTCACTCGAAACTCTTCCAACAATTTCCCGAATTGCGGTTCGGATTCAGTACGAAGAAAGGTGGGGTCAGTCACATTCCCTACGGACTGAACCTGAGTTACATGGTCGGCGACGACCCGAATAACGTTGACCAAAACCGCGAGCGTTTCTTTGGAAAATTGGAAATCCCGATTGATAAGTTAGCCATTCCAAAACAGTTTCACGGCGACTTCATCAAAGTTATTCATTCGCCCGGTATTTATGATTTGTGCGATGCACTCATCACGCAAACACGTGGTGTCTATCTCTGTGTTTCTACAGCCGATTGTTTGCCGATTTTTCTTTTTGACCCGGTCACGAAAACGATTGCAACTGTTCATGCCGGCTGGCGCGGAACGAAACTCAAGATAGTTGAAAAAACAGTGAAACGGATGATAAAAGAGTTTACCATCAATCCTGTAGATTTATTTGCGTTCATCGGTCCCTCTGCGGGTGTGTGTTGTTACGAAGTCGGGAACGAAGTCTCGCGCGATTTTGACCAACGTTATTTGGTCCGTTACTCCACGAAGAAGCCGCACCTCAATTTGAAACTCTTTACAAAAATCCAATTGATTGATGCGGGACTCCGGGACAAGAACATTGAGATGTCGGAGTACTGTACCATTTGCACCCCGAGCCTGTTCTACTCTTTCCGACGGGAGAAACTGAACTCCGGAAGAATGATGGGAGTGATTGGGATAGACGAACATTTCCGTCCGTAA